One window of Chryseobacterium indologenes genomic DNA carries:
- a CDS encoding TAT-variant-translocated molybdopterin oxidoreductase — protein sequence MASNKIQFRSIHELKDPALNNKLAQKEFQEEIPVEDFLGDAEKNGSSTSRRDFLKLLGFSTAAVTLAACEAPVIKTIPYVVKPHDIIPGVPNYYASTYFDGFDFASVLVKTREGRPIKIEPNPAGGDLGKTNARAQASVLSLYDNDKVKQPKLDGKDETFDKVDSFVIKGLEEAKASGKKIVVLSHSFASPTFKKLFAEFKAKYPTAELVTYDAFPYSAGLDAAQEVFGQRALPVYDLKGSELVVSFQADFLGDYNASSLETSYAAARKPGANMLRHIQVESNMSLTGANADSRYRLKPSAVNKTLVEVYNAIVGGGTSDKTATEIANELKAKGSKAVVFADGSKGAQVLAHLINQKLGSVAFTGKANFLKEFNGARYQEFLGWVNGGQVGVLVTNNVDPIYSHPKGEDFKKSLSKVPYVVAVADKKNEMYKAAKAVIPVANWLESWGDIEPQTGVYSLMQPTIQKIYKSRQIEESLLVWKNGKNNAANNYYDYLKASSASLLGGTSFNKALYNGINASTNTTTLSYTGGNGAQAVAELGNFKASELELVLYTKTSMGDGTQSNNPWLQELPDPITRMSWDNYLTISSKDAEKFAIDNDLNARMQLDGSIVNLTVNGVKIENVPVFVQPGQAEGSVGLALGYGKKNSGATADTGVNAYPLFDGSNLVLSGVKIEKTGEDHEFAGIQLQNTLMGRYEIAKEVPLAEFINVAFDDEHKGWNKPLEYHTISGALPARKIDLWDAFDDTDGPHFNLSIDLNSCTGCGACIIACQAENNVPVVGKEEVRMSRDMYWLRIDRYYSSRQKVEVYEGLKEGMAVPELYGTAFGDGGALNHPADNPDVIFQPVMCQHCNHAPCETVCPVAATSHGKQGQNHMAYNRCIGTRYCANNCPYKVRRFNWFTYNLNDKFDFNMNNDLGRMVLNPDVVVRTRGVMEKCSMCIQMTQNTILEAKKEGRKVKDGEFQTACSKACSTGAMTFGDMNDKDSAIREQYASNRRYYLLEEIGTKPNVFYHTKVRNRVEK from the coding sequence ATGGCTTCAAACAAAATACAATTCAGAAGTATTCATGAACTTAAAGATCCAGCTTTGAATAATAAGCTGGCTCAGAAAGAGTTTCAGGAAGAAATTCCGGTAGAAGATTTCCTTGGAGATGCTGAGAAAAACGGATCTAGTACTTCAAGAAGAGATTTCCTGAAATTATTAGGATTCTCTACAGCAGCAGTTACATTAGCTGCCTGCGAAGCTCCGGTAATCAAAACGATTCCTTATGTGGTAAAACCGCATGATATTATTCCGGGAGTCCCTAATTATTACGCTTCAACATATTTTGACGGTTTCGACTTTGCTAGTGTTTTAGTAAAAACCCGTGAAGGTAGACCCATCAAAATTGAACCAAACCCGGCTGGTGGCGATTTAGGTAAAACTAATGCAAGAGCTCAGGCAAGTGTACTTTCTCTTTATGATAATGATAAAGTAAAGCAGCCTAAACTGGACGGTAAAGATGAAACTTTCGATAAAGTAGACAGTTTTGTTATTAAAGGTCTGGAAGAAGCTAAAGCGTCTGGCAAAAAGATTGTGGTTTTATCACACTCTTTTGCTTCACCAACTTTCAAAAAGTTATTCGCTGAATTCAAAGCTAAATATCCTACAGCTGAATTAGTAACTTATGATGCTTTCCCTTACTCTGCAGGATTAGATGCAGCTCAGGAAGTATTCGGACAAAGAGCATTACCTGTTTATGACCTTAAAGGTTCTGAATTGGTAGTTTCTTTCCAGGCTGATTTCTTAGGAGACTATAACGCTTCAAGCTTAGAAACTTCTTATGCAGCGGCTAGAAAACCGGGAGCAAACATGTTGAGACACATCCAAGTGGAATCTAACATGTCATTAACTGGTGCTAATGCTGACTCAAGATACAGATTAAAACCAAGTGCTGTAAACAAGACTTTAGTTGAAGTTTACAATGCAATCGTAGGTGGCGGTACTTCTGATAAGACTGCTACTGAAATTGCTAACGAATTGAAGGCAAAAGGAAGCAAAGCTGTTGTTTTTGCTGACGGTTCTAAAGGAGCACAGGTTTTAGCACACTTAATCAACCAAAAATTAGGTTCAGTAGCTTTCACTGGTAAAGCAAACTTCCTTAAAGAATTTAACGGTGCGAGATACCAGGAATTCCTAGGATGGGTAAATGGTGGACAAGTTGGTGTATTGGTTACAAACAACGTAGACCCTATCTACTCTCATCCAAAAGGAGAAGATTTCAAAAAATCTTTATCAAAAGTTCCTTACGTAGTTGCTGTAGCAGATAAGAAAAATGAAATGTACAAAGCAGCGAAAGCTGTAATTCCTGTAGCTAACTGGCTAGAGTCTTGGGGAGATATCGAACCACAGACAGGAGTATATTCATTGATGCAGCCTACTATTCAGAAAATCTACAAATCAAGACAGATTGAAGAATCTCTATTGGTTTGGAAGAATGGTAAAAACAATGCAGCAAACAATTACTACGATTATTTAAAAGCAAGCTCTGCTTCACTTTTAGGTGGTACTTCTTTCAACAAAGCATTGTATAACGGTATCAACGCTTCTACAAACACGACAACTTTATCTTACACAGGTGGAAACGGTGCACAGGCTGTTGCTGAATTAGGAAACTTCAAAGCTTCTGAATTAGAATTAGTATTATACACTAAGACTTCAATGGGAGATGGTACTCAGTCAAACAACCCTTGGCTGCAGGAGTTACCAGACCCAATTACAAGAATGTCTTGGGATAACTACCTTACAATTTCTTCTAAAGATGCAGAGAAATTTGCAATTGACAACGATCTTAATGCAAGAATGCAGCTGGATGGTTCTATTGTAAACCTTACTGTAAACGGAGTAAAAATAGAAAACGTTCCTGTATTTGTACAGCCAGGACAAGCTGAAGGATCTGTAGGTCTTGCACTTGGTTATGGTAAGAAAAACTCAGGGGCAACTGCAGATACTGGTGTAAATGCTTATCCTTTATTTGATGGTTCTAACCTTGTTCTTTCAGGTGTTAAAATCGAAAAAACAGGAGAAGATCACGAATTTGCAGGGATCCAGCTTCAAAATACATTAATGGGTCGTTATGAAATCGCGAAGGAAGTTCCTTTAGCTGAATTCATTAACGTTGCTTTTGATGATGAGCACAAAGGATGGAATAAGCCTTTGGAATATCACACAATCAGCGGAGCACTTCCGGCGAGAAAAATCGACCTTTGGGATGCTTTCGATGATACAGATGGTCCTCACTTCAACTTATCTATTGACTTGAACTCTTGTACTGGTTGTGGAGCATGTATTATTGCTTGTCAGGCAGAAAACAACGTTCCTGTAGTAGGTAAAGAAGAGGTAAGAATGTCAAGAGATATGTACTGGTTAAGAATTGACCGTTACTATTCTTCAAGACAAAAAGTAGAAGTATACGAAGGATTGAAAGAAGGAATGGCTGTACCTGAATTGTATGGTACTGCTTTTGGAGACGGAGGTGCATTAAACCACCCTGCAGACAACCCGGATGTAATCTTCCAGCCTGTAATGTGTCAGCACTGTAACCACGCTCCATGTGAAACTGTATGTCCGGTAGCGGCTACTTCACACGGTAAGCAAGGTCAAAACCATATGGCTTACAACAGATGTATCGGTACAAGATATTGTGCAAACAACTGTCCGTACAAAGTAAGACGTTTCAACTGGTTTACTTATAACCTAAATGACAAGTTCGATTTCAACATGAACAACGATTTAGGAAGAATGGTACTTAACCCGGATGTAGTTGTAAGAACTAGAGGGGTAATGGAGAAATGTTCAATGTGTATCCAAATGACTCAGAATACTATTCTTGAGGCTAAGAAGGAGGGAAGAAAAGTGAAGGATGGAGAATTCCAGACTGCTTGTTCTAAAGCTTGTTCTACAGGAGCAATGACATTTGGAGACATGAATGATAAAGATTCTGCAATTAGAGAGCAATATGCATCTAACAGAAGATATTATTTACTTGAGGAGATCGGAACAAAACCAAACGTGTTCTATCACACTAAAGTAAGAAACAGAGTAGAAAAATAA